A region of Pyxidicoccus parkwaysis DNA encodes the following proteins:
- a CDS encoding winged helix-turn-helix domain-containing protein: MPPSSLPPPVTLQPDEARRYLVGQLGLSRATLPPGAKGVRALLKTLRCIQLDPLDVIGTNADLVALARVDGIARGDVYRHLMPGHAFEHFAKERCLLPASAFPYYRERAIQAPWWRLQERLKRVPEAVLHAVLKEVEELGPASAKTLTDHGPVVPIDWSGWKGTSRSTAMALEVLWTRCQVVVCGRAPGGKVYDVPRRALPRHADTPVDETFGRWALVERVEAAGLLSRVTGPHWSTLTDVRTSPLPDALVKEGVLEEVSVPGSPRRYLAPRGFRSREFPEPDARMRILGPLDPVLWDRALVRVAFGFDYVWEVYKPAAQRQWGWYVCPLLHRGALVGRIEARVREDTLHVDNLWREKGVKLDDAALDEALARHAVACGVDRVRRPRARVTS; this comes from the coding sequence GTGCCTCCGTCTTCCCTGCCTCCTCCCGTGACACTGCAACCGGATGAAGCGCGGCGCTACCTCGTGGGTCAGCTCGGGCTGTCGCGCGCCACGCTGCCTCCGGGCGCGAAGGGCGTGCGCGCCCTGCTGAAAACGCTGCGCTGCATCCAGCTCGACCCGCTGGATGTCATCGGCACCAACGCGGACCTCGTGGCGCTGGCGCGCGTGGACGGAATCGCACGCGGCGACGTGTACCGCCACCTGATGCCGGGCCACGCCTTCGAGCACTTCGCCAAGGAGCGCTGCCTGCTGCCCGCCAGCGCCTTCCCCTACTACCGCGAGCGCGCCATCCAGGCGCCGTGGTGGCGCCTGCAGGAGCGGCTCAAGCGCGTGCCCGAGGCGGTGCTGCACGCGGTGCTGAAGGAAGTCGAGGAGCTGGGCCCGGCCTCCGCGAAGACGCTGACGGACCACGGGCCGGTGGTGCCCATCGACTGGAGCGGCTGGAAGGGCACCAGCCGCTCCACCGCCATGGCGCTGGAGGTGCTTTGGACGCGCTGCCAGGTGGTGGTGTGCGGACGCGCTCCGGGCGGCAAGGTGTACGACGTGCCCCGCCGCGCCCTGCCCCGCCACGCGGACACCCCGGTGGATGAGACCTTCGGACGCTGGGCCCTGGTGGAGCGCGTGGAGGCCGCGGGCCTGCTCAGCCGCGTCACCGGGCCGCACTGGTCCACGCTGACCGACGTGCGCACCTCGCCGCTGCCGGATGCGCTGGTGAAGGAGGGCGTGCTGGAGGAGGTGTCCGTGCCGGGCTCGCCGCGGCGCTACCTCGCGCCCCGGGGCTTCCGCTCACGCGAGTTTCCGGAGCCGGACGCACGCATGCGCATCCTCGGGCCACTGGACCCGGTGCTGTGGGACCGCGCATTGGTGCGTGTCGCGTTCGGCTTCGACTACGTGTGGGAGGTGTACAAGCCCGCCGCGCAGCGGCAATGGGGCTGGTACGTGTGTCCGCTGCTGCACCGGGGCGCGCTGGTGGGCCGCATTGAAGCGCGCGTGCGCGAGGACACGCTGCATGTGGACAACTTGTGGCGCGAGAAGGGCGTGAAGCTGGACGACGCGGCGCTCGACGAGGCGCTCGCGCGACATGCGGTGGCGTGCGGCGTGGACCGCGTGCGCAGGCCCCGGGCCCGCGTCACCTCGTGA